Proteins co-encoded in one Brassica rapa cultivar Chiifu-401-42 chromosome A02, CAAS_Brap_v3.01, whole genome shotgun sequence genomic window:
- the LOC103851200 gene encoding receptor-like cytosolic serine/threonine-protein kinase RBK2 — protein sequence MEGVRDSSETLASTTTSSPSPSDDVNVENRGKQSTPLSTRRSRAGFSDSFSSHDEEQIATFCANKSESDDDLLSNIESETLSSSVLSTSDTSSSEANHHPHHRRHHHSHVGPTNGHWRGFHRLLKKGSSAMPFNTFSHLKGVPKLTRRKSKRIKDNMVPVLPAAALDTDDLFLFKPSWKNYSLQDIQTATNGYSPENLIGEGGYAEVYKGEMADGQIVAVKKLTRGSAEEMTMDYLSELGIIVHVDHPNIAKLIGYCVEGGMHLVLELSPNGSLASLLYEAKDKLSWSIRYKVAMGTAEGLYYLHEGCQRRIIHKDIKASNILLTENFEAQISDFGLAKWLPDQWTHHTVSKVEGTFGYLPPEFFMHGIVDEKTDVYAFGVLLLELITGKQAIDSSQHSVVMWAKPMIKENKIKELVDPILGDDYDLEELDRLVSIASLCIHQTSMNRPHMSQVVEILKGDKCSLDKLKEGENSKLQRTYSEELLDNEEYNSTKYLNDINRHMETVLGTSNDS from the exons ATGGAAGGCGTTCGAGACTCCTCAGAAACTCTAGCTTCCACGACAACGTCTTCTCCGTCTCCCTCCGA CGATGTAAACGTTGAGAATCGTGGAAAACAATCAACTCCTCTCTCAACAAGAAGATCTCGAGCTGGCTTCTCTGATTCTTTCTCTTCTCatg ATGAAGAACAAATAGCAACCTTCTGCGCTAACAAATCAGAATCAGACGATGATTTACTAAGCAACATAGAATCTGAAACACTATCATCTTCCGTGTTGAGCACGTCAGACACATCATCATCAGAAGCTAATCATCATCCCCACCATCGCCGTCATCATCATTCGCATGTAGGTCCTACCAACGGACACTGGAGAGGTTTCCACCGTTTACTCAAGAAAGGATCATCAGCGATGCCATTCAATACATTCTCACATCTCAAAGGAGTCCCTAAACTAACCAGACGCAAGAGCAAACGCATAAAAGACAACATGGTCCCTGTTCTACCTGCTGCTGCTCTTGACACTGATGACTTGTTCCTTTTCAAACCTTCCTGGAAAAATTATTCCCTCCAAGATATTCAAACCGCTACAAATGGCTATAGCCCTG AGAATCTGATCGGAGAAGGAGGATATGCGGAGGTATACAAAGGAGAGATGGCAGATGGGCAAATAGTAGCCGTAAAGAAACTGACTAGAGGTTCTGCTGAAGAGATGACGATGGATTATTTGTCAGAACTAGGGATCATAGTTCATGTAGATCATCCAAACATTGCTAAGCTTATTGGATATTGTGTTGAAGGAGGGATGCATCTTGTTCTTGAGCTATCTCCTAATGGAAGCCTCGCTTCTTTGCTATACG AGGCAAAAGATAAACTGAGTTGGAGCATAAGATACAAAGTGGCGATGGGAACAGCTGAGGGACTGTACTATCTCCATGAAGGTTGTCAAAGAAGGATCATTCATAAAGACATCAAAGCTTCTAACATCCTTCTCACTGAGAACTTTGAGGCTCAG ATATCTGATTTTGGGCTAGCGAAATGGCTACCAGACCAATGGACTCACCATACTGTATCCAAAGTGGAAGGAACATTCGG TTACCTTCCGCCAGAGTTCTTCATGCACGGAATTGTAGACGAGAAAACAGATGTATATGCTTTCGGTGTACTGCTTCTTGAGCTCATTACTGGTAAACAAGCCATCGACAGCTCACAACATAGCGTTGTCATGTGG GCCAAGCCAATGATCAaagagaacaagatcaaagAACTTGTTGATCCGATTTTGGGAGATGACTATGACCTAGAAGAGTTGGACCGTCTTGTCTCCATAGCGTCCTTGTGTATACATCAAACCTCCATGAACCGGCCTCACATGAGCCAG GTTGTGGAGATTCTGAAGGGAGACAAGTGCAGCTTAGATAAGCTAAAAGAAGGAGAAAACTCAAAACTGCAGAGGACATACTCAGAAGAACTATTGGATAACGAAGAATACAACTCAACAAAATATTTGAACGACATTAATCGACACATGGAGACTGTTCTCGGAACATCTAACGACTCTTGA